The genomic DNA TCCTTCCCAACTGATGGAAAACTGGCTGACAGAGAAAGAGTTTCTGGATCAGATCGCCATCCACTACAAAACCGGGGAAAAAATCCCGCAAGAATTAGTACAGAAATTAATAGACGCTTCCAATTTCAACGCAGGATATGCCTGCTGCCGTCAACTGAGCTTCGGTTTCTTAGATATGGCCTGGCATACCCGAACAGAACCATTCGGCGAAGATGTTATCTCTTTCGAGAAGGAAGCCTGGAAACAGACCGTGATCGTCCCCGAAGTTCCCGGAACCTTGATGAGCAGCAGTTTCGGACACATCTTCTCCGGTGGATATTCAGCCGGCTATTACGGCTATAAATGGGCAGAGGTCCTGGATGCCGATGCTTTCTCGGTCTTCAAAGAGACGGGAATCTTCAACCGGGAAACAGCCCGTTCTTTCCGTAAAAACATCCTATCGAAAGGCGGAACCGAAGATCCGGATATCCTGTACAAACGTTTCCGGGGAAAAGATGCGGAAATCGGTGCCCTGTTGAAAAGAAACGGAATAGAACCAGGCGGACCATCCGCATCCGTCCAGAGCCGGATGCAAGTCTGATTTGTTTTCGAGGTTGCCTTCTATGGTATTTTTATGATACACGCTTGAACAAAAAAACTTCGAACCTATTCCATTTATCCCAAATATATGTACCTTTGCCTACTATTTATATAATTAAGGTATATAAAATCAGAAGACGATGTGCGATAAGAAGGAAAAGCAACTCGAATTGGATAAGCGCTATCTCAGAATGGCGGCCGTATGGGCGGAAAATTCGTATTGCAAGAGACGCCAGGTTGGGGCACTGATAGTAAAAGACCAAATGATTATTTCTGACGGATATAACGGTACGCCATCCGGTTTCGAGAATGTTTGTGAAGATGAACACAATGTCACCAAACCTTACGTTCTGCATGCGGAAGCCAATGCCATTACGAAAGTGGCCGCTTCGTCCAACAGCAGCAAAGGTGCAACGATCTACGTCACCTCTGCCCCTTGCATCGAATGTGCCAAGCTCATCATCCAGTCTGGGATCAAGCGGGTGGTATACTCTGAAAAATATAGGGTGGAAGATGGTTGCAACCTATTACGTCGCGCTGGTGTTATTATAGATTATATAGAAATAAACGACTAAAGATACGTTTTATGGACAAGAACAAAAGGCTGGCTGTATGGTTGCCTGTGATTATAGCATTAAGTATTGCTCTCGGGATATTTGTAGGGAATCATTACCTCAGACTGACACAAGGAAAGAGGCATATTTATTCCAGTGGAAATAAAATCAATGCCATCCTCGACATTATCGACGAACAGTATGTCGATACAGTCGATATGAAACAATTAGTGGAAGATGCCATTCCTAAGGTCTTCAGCGAACTGGACCCGCATTCCGTGTATATACCGGCAAAGGACGCCCAACGGGCAAATGAAGACCTGGAAGGATCGTTCAGCGGCATCGGGGTTTCATTCAATATGCAGACCGATACCATTCTGGTTATCAACGTCATTCCGGGGGGACCTTCAGAGAAGGCCGGCTTGAAGCCCTTCGACCGTATCATCACGATCAACGACTCCCTGTATGCCGGCAACAAAAGTGACCAGGAAGTCATCATGAAGACTCTGCGTGGTGCGAAGAACAGTACGGTCAAGTTAGGCATAAAACGTAAAAACGAACCGGAACTGTTGTATTTCGACGTGACGCGCGGCGATGTCCCCGTCAGTTCGGTCGACGTGTCTTACGAGGTAAGCAAAGGAATCGGCTACATCAAAGTAAGCAAATTCGGCCGTACCACTTATAATGAATTTATCACGGCAATCGCCAAGCTGAAACAGGCAGGTTGTACCTCATTCGTGATCGACCTTCGCGGTAACACGGGCGGTTATATGGATGCCGCCATCAATATGGTAAACGAATTCATGCCGGAAGGCCGCCTGATCGTATACACGGAAGGAAAAGCATTCCCGCGCAACGATGTCTATACGAACGGCACAGGTACTTGCCAGGATGCTCCGATTGTAGTCTTGACAGACGAGTTCTCGGCTTCCGCCAGTGAAATCTTCTCCGGAGCTATCCAAGACAATGACCGCGGGCTGATTATCGGCCGCCGTACTTTCGGAAAAGGCTTGGTCCAGTCGCCGATCCAGTTAAGCGACGGTTCGGAAATCCGCCTGACGATCGCACGCTATTACACGCCGTCTGGACGTTGTATCCAGAAAAAGTACGAACTGGGTAAAGACAGCGAATACGAACAGGACATCTACCAGCGTTTCATGCACGGTGAATTTGATTCTGCCGACAGCATCAAGCTGAACAACAGCGAAAAATACGAAACCGTGATGGGACGCCCCGTTTACGGCGGCGGCGGTATCATGCCGGATATCTTCATCCCGCGTGACACAAGCGGTGTGACTTCCTATTTCTCCAACGTAGTCAATTCCGGTATGTTGAACCTATATGCACTCGAATACTCGGATCGCAATTACGACAAGTTGGCTTCTTTCAAGACCTATCAGGACTTACACAAATACCTGCAACAACAACCACTGCTTTCCGATTTCACCAATTATGCCGCAGCAAAAGGGATCAAGAAACGTCCGCACCTGATCAACATATCAGGCAAACTGATCGAGAAACAGATCCAGGCCTACATCGTCCGTAACTTCTTCGACGAAGCCGGCTTCTATCCAATATTCCAGAACGATGACATCACGCTGAAACGCGCCGTCAAAGTCCTGAACGAAGGCAAATCATTCCCGACACTGGAGAACAAAAACAATACGCCCAATGGAATTGCGCAAAGCCAAACAAACACTTCGAGAGGATATGGCTTCCTTAAAGAGATCATATACGAAGACTACATTGCTGGATCTCTCTGCTAAGATAATGGACCGGCTGGAAGAGACAGACCTCTTCCAGCAAGCTTCGTGCATTGCACTATACCATGCCATCCCCGGCGAAGTGCAGACTGCCGGACTGATCGAAAAATGGTACCGGAAAAAGAGATTATTGCTCCCTCTTATAAAAGGGAATGATCTTCAATTGCTCTTGTATGCAGGAAAAGAATCACTCAAAACGGGTGTTTTCGGGATATTGGAACCAAGTGAAGATTGTGAAGCCGTACCGGAAAGCGAAATAGACCTGATCATTGTTCCGGGTGTCGCTTTCGACCGCCAGCATAACCGCCTCGGACGGGGAAAAGGATTTTATGACCGACTGCTTTCGACACTGGATGTTCCTAAAATCGGAATCTGCTATGACTTCCAGTTAAAGGATCAGATTCCGGCCGAGCCGTTCGACCGGAAAATGGACTTGATTATAACTGAAAAAGAAATATTGTGATTCAGATCTTATCCGTTTGCAACAGCTCCATGACCTTAGCATCCGCCTTGGCTCTTATCTCAGGTGTGATGCTATCCTTCACGATTTTCAGGACAAGTCCCATCACAGCTACATCGTCAGTAAAGCCGATCACCGGAAGAAGACCTTCCGGTATCAGGTCGAACGGCAGAATAAAATAGCCTAAAGCACCTATGATATAAGCCTTATGTTGTAACGGAACATCTTTATCGTGCAGCAGATAATAAAGCTGGAAGACAGGACGTATCACCGTCGCACCGACTTTCTTTGCAACCCGTTGTACTTTTTGCCAGAATTTATTTTCAGAATAGTATGTGCCATACTTTTCCACTTCATAAACCTCTTCAAACGGAACTTCTTCTATCTTTTTTGCATCCATAATGATTCAACTCTTTTATCTGATAACTATATCTTGTATAACTTCCGAACCGGCATAATCGTTCAAGCTCTTCACCAGACGTTCCCGGCACAACACCAATTCACTTCTCAAGACGGAAGAAGTGAGGGAAACATACAGCACTTTGTCTTTTACATATATATTACGAGTGTACTGAGCGACCATCGGCCCCAGTATCTCGCCCCAGGCCCGCATGACACGGATTTCCAGTATCTTCCCCCTCAACTCAGCATTATCCTCGAAAAACTCCCGGATCGCATCGCCCAACGTCTGTGCATTCCGGTGCATCATTCCGCTTCCTCCATCGGTTGCACTTCACCCTGTTCGACCCTGAACAGAGCGTAGCCGTGATTGATCGATTGCAGGATGGCGTCCAAATATTTCCGGTTCGTATCAGTAATGAAAATCTGCCCAAACTGGTCGCCGCTCACCAGCTTGACGATCTGCTCCACCCGGTCGGCATCCAGCTTGTCGAAAATATCGTCCAACAGAAGGATCGGACGCGCTTGCCCCCTGCAGGAAAGAAACACATACTGAGCCAGCTTGAGGGCAATCAGATACGTCTTGTTCTGCCCTTGCGAACCGACACGGCGGATCAGGTGGCCGTTCAACGTCATCTCCAGTTCATCCTTGTGAATGCCGGTCGAGGTATAACCGAGTATGCGGTCACGTTCCCGATTGGCAGCCAGCATATCCGCCAGGCTCCCCTTCTCCAACTGGGAGATATACCGCAAACCGACCTGTTCGGTCGAACGGCAGATCGTCTGGTAATATTCGTTGAAGATCGGGATAAAATCATTCACCAACATCTGCCGCTTCTCGTACACCATCCGGCCGTACATGTCCAGCTGCATTTCCAGCACTTCATAAAGGGAAGCGTCGATACACTGGTCCTTCAACAGCGAATTCCGCTGAAGCAAGGCTTTATTATATTGTATCAACGCATGCAGATAAGGCTTGTCCTGCTGCGAAATAATCACATCGAGAAAGCGGCGACGTTCTTCGCTCCCGCCTTGTATCAGTTCCGAATCGGCTGGCGAAACCATCACTAATGGCAACAGACCGATATGCTCCGACAGTTTGTCGTACTCTTTTTTATTCCGCTTGAACTGTTTCCGTTGCCGGCGACGGATAGCACAAAAGATCTCCTCTTCACGCCCCTCATAGTCATAGTTACCTTGCAACACGCACATATCCTGACCATTGTTGATCAGCTGGGAATCGGGCGTATTGATATGGCTTTTGCAAAAAGAGAGATAATGAACGGCATCCAACAGATTGGTCTTTCCCATTCCGTTATTCCCGAAAAAACAATTTATTTCGGGAGAGAAAGAAACTTCTGCCTGGAGAATGTTTTTATAATTGAGTATAGAAAGCTTTTTAAGTATCATCCACGCTATATTAGTTGCACAAAATTAAAAAATATACTTCTAAGTATAGATTTTCTCAGTAAAAAAAACTACTTTTGCGACTTGAATTGCCACAGGCATAAAACAGTGATAAAATAATAACAACTATAAAACATTATGGCTACTAAGGAAAAAGACACCAACAAAGAGTTAGAGGTCGAAGAAATTGTTTCGAGATCGGAGCAGTTCATTGAAAACAATTCAAAGAAAATCATTTATGGTATTATAGCACTCGCTCTCGTTGTTGGAGCTGTTTTGGGTATCAAGCACGGATATTTGATTCCGCAGGAGAAAAAAGCCGCAGCAGCTATGTTCAAAGGCGAACAATATTTTGCAAAAGACTCTTTCAACCTGGCACTGAACGGAAACGGTGCGGATTATGAAGGATTCGAAGCTATCATCGACCAATACGGAAGCACATCGGCCGGTAACTTGGCAAAGGCTTATGCCGGTATCTGCTATTTCAAGATGGGCGACAATGAAAAAGCATTGGATCTGCTGAAATCTTTCAGCGGCAGCGACGACATGATCTCGCCGGCTATCACGGGCCTGATCGGTGACTGCTATGTAAATATGGGCAACGTAAAAGAAGGTATCAGCTATTTCGAAAAAGCAGCCAAGCAGGCAAGCAACGAAGTGATCAGCCCGACTTACCTGAAGAAAGCCGGTATCGCTTATGAAAGCCTGAAACAATATGGTGATGCTGTTAAGGCATACACGACGATTAAGGAAAAATACTTCAATTCAATGGAAGCTTCCGATATCGACAAATATATCACCCGTGCTTCGGCATTGAACAAATAACGTATACACATTATTATAATCATATAAGAGGATGTCTCGTCAAACAAGGCATCCTCTTCTTTTAAGAACAAAAAATATGGCAACAGCTTATCAGAATTTATCGGAGTACGACTTTAACAGTGTTCCTGACGGATCGGAAGTGACTGTCGGAATCGTCGTAGCGGAATGGAACAAGCACATCACCGAAAAGCTATTGGAAGGCGCCTGCAACACATTGGAAAAACATGGCGTCAAAGCCGAAAACATATTTGTAAAACGAGTACCAGGCAGTTTCGAACTGACTTTTGGCGCAAAAAAAATGGCTGAAACAAAAGAAGTGGATGCCGTTATCGTTTTGGGCTGCGTCGTAAGAGGCGATACTCCTCATTTCGATTATGTCTGTTCAGGCGTTACGCAGGGCATTACAGAATTAAATCTTATGTACGATATTCCGTTCATTTTCGGCTTGTTAACGACAGACACTATGCAACAGTCCGAAGACCGTGCAGGTGGCAAGTACGGAAACAAAGGAGATGAAGCGGCAGTAACCGCTCTTAAAATGGTAAATTTTTCTGCCTAAACGCTTGCAGGTTTCAAAAATAATCGTACCTTTGCACTGCAATTGAAAATAACGGGGGCAGTTACCAGAGTGGCCAAATGGGGCTGACTGTAACTCAGCTGGCTTTCGCCTTCGGTGGTTCGAATCCATCACTGCCCACAAATTAATTGCGGAAGTAGCTCAGTTGATAGAGCATTAGCCTTCCAAGCTGAGGGTCGCGGGTTTGAGCCCCGTCTTCCGCTCTCAAGAAGAGGAAAATCGAAAGGTTTTCCTCTTTTTTTATTTGGCAGTCTGCATTTATTTACATTCCTTTGGAAGGATCCATCCATCATCTATTGGGGCGATATCCGAAAAAGAAAAGAAACTATATGCCGTAGACGGAGACACTGAAGATGCCATATATGTATATGACTTGCCCACCCCTTGATTGGTTTCATCTTTCATTTTCTAAAGATATTGAAGTAAAAACACTCCTTTCTTCAATGAATATCACTACTTTTGTCATTGTGTTTACTAACTACAAAAACAAGGATATATGAAAAAGATGAAATGGCTGTATGTACTACTGGCCACATTCCTGCTGACAAGTTGCGGAACGCTCATGCAACCCTATCAAATGGATAGTAAGATGAAAGACATCGAATTAGGCATGACCAAAAAGAAAGTGATCTCCATATTGGGAAAAGATTTCGAATCGGCAGGTGCCCGCATGACCTCCGAAGGTTCGATCGAAACCATCAGCTACAAGACGGCTTCCATGACTGAAAATACGGAAGGGTATTACCTGTTAAGTTTCAAAGACGGAAAATTGGTTGAGTGGTTTAAGGAAAAATATCCGGTACACAACCACCAGCACTAATTGTCGCAAACGACAATGTACAAATAAGGCAGATGCCTCCGGGCATCTGCCTTATCTCTTTTACGGTTATAAACCTTTTTCGATACATGTACCCGGTTGAAACTGACCGGATGACCGTGATTCTCAATCTCTGCTTCCCTACTTCCTTTTCGGTTCGCTTTGATGTAATCCATAAATGAATCTTTTTTCTTTGTTTTCATACGAATAATATTTAACGTGACAAAGGTACGGATAATATCTGAAGTTGGTTCAGTCTTTCCTGAAATGTACGGAAATACATAAAAAGCCCCGACACTATCGCCTGTTCTCATGGAGCAACTGATCCGTAACATACCGTAAACTATCTCAAAAGTCATAGTAAACTAATTCAAGACATACTTCATATTATTCATATGTAGTACTACCAATAGACGATACGTAGTACCACATATCGTCTATTGGTAGTACTACGTATCGTCTATAAATAGTAACTACCAACAGATACTTTACGATATGTTATCATTTAGTTTCTGGGGTGTTTTGACTTAGTTGATGGCATGAAACGGCTTAGTCTACCGGTTACCTGAGGATTGGTTTTAGGCGGTGTCGGTAAGATATCGTAACCAGTTCTTCTGCTTGAAAAGCCTGATTAAGGCTTTTGCTCCGGATAAGTACGTTTAGGATTCTTTGGAAACCAGCCTTTCAAGACGCGCTCTTCCTGCTCGAAAACTTCCTTTATCGTCCAGAAAGAGGAAAAGGCAAAGACGCCGCAGATAGCCGAGACGAAAACGCTTTCAACCAGCAGGGAAGCGACAGTTCCCGCTATTCCCAAAACAAGAAAGATCCACCAGCATTTCGTGCCCCAATAATATTCCGCTTTCACCACAACCGGATGAAAAAGCCCAATAATCAAAAAGGTAGCAATACCTATCAACAATCCATCAAAGTTAATCATGTCCATATTTGTTTACGATTTAAGACAGGCCTATCTGCCTGTAACGACAAAGATACGAAGAAATATGTATCGTTCATGATAAATTATTTCTATCCACTTATCGATAATTCTATCAAACAAAACAAAAAAAGAGGCATCCTTGTTGCAGGAAACCTCTTCATTATATCGAAAATCCGTTTTCTATTAGTTAGCCGGAGCTTCTTCTTCAGAAGAAGAAACGGGAGCTGTCGCAGGTTGCTGGGCAGTGCCAAAGTCAGGAGCAACCGTATTCGGATCGATTGTTACGGCATTATTTATCTGTTCTTTGATTTCAGACTGATTCGCGTGCTGAGCTCTCGGAATAAAAGCAGTAATCACAATACTTAAAACAACAACAGTGCCGGCAAGAGTCCAGGTTGCTTTTTCAAGAAAGTCTGTGGTTTTGCGTACCCCCATAATTTGGTTGGAAGAAGAGAATCCTGAAGCCAGACCTCCACCTTTCGAGTTCTGAATCAATACAATCAAGATCAATAGTATAGATGCGATCAGGATTAAGATAGAAATAAATACGTACATCTTTGTTTTATTTTTTAGTGTTAATAATCAACTTTTCCAGAAATCTGATTTGGTCTGCAAAGTAAACATTTTTTTCTGGATATTTCAAGTTTAAGTTTTTAATTATTTGCAATGCCTTCTCATATCGCTTCTGTTTTACATAAATATGAGCTAATGTTTCCGTAAAATAGGAGTCATCCAGCGGTTTATGCTGGTTCTCCTCCAACTCCGCCAGATTTCCGGGAACAGGTGCTCCGGTTGTCTCCATATCCAGGTTCAGACCACTGCCGGGAGTCCGCTGTTCTTCATTTTTTATAAAAGAATCGATCAGATCGTGATGTTGCAAACGGACTTCTTCTTCCTCTTCTTTTTCCTCCACCTGCCCGTTTTCCTTCGTCAATGACCAATAGATGTAATCCGACGAAACGGACGGCTGGAACAGAAGAGACGCATCCGTCTTCGGTTCTTCCTCCTCACGATTGGACAGGAAAGCATCGATCAGTGAAAAAGCATCTTCACGGGTTGGATTTTCCTCTTTCGCTGACTGGAGCTGCAAACCGAACCGTTCACCTTCTATCAGGGTGAACAACTTCCTACGGTCAGGGACATAGATTGCCATCTTCTTCAATTCTGCGCCAAAACGTATATCGTTCAAGACCGCCAGGTTCTTCAGGTAAAGCATCCGGGCAATCTGGAAATATGGGAATTCATCGACGATCTGCTTTAACTGCTGAAGTGTATCCTCAGTCAGCAGGGCCGGGCTCTCCATTAGTCGATATAGATCAGCAGCTTTCATTTTTACCAGTTGGCAACCGTTGCATTATAAATTTGATCGACAAGCTCGTCAATAATCTCTTCCGATAACTGGTCCTGTACCTGTTGCAACATCTGAGTCGCATCGAATTCACGGTATGCCGAAAAGCTCTGCTCAAAATCCTCATCCGGATTCACCCGGTTGGCATAACGAACCCGAACCGTAATCGTCAACTTGGTCTGTGAGGCATAAGCATCTTCTTTTACAGCCATAGGAGTCAGGTCATAGCCCGTAATTTCACCCTCCAGGTCCAAGTCGCCGTTGCTCCCCACCAACTGCAGACGGGTCTGACGGATATAAATATCCTTCAATGCTTCCGTAAACTTTTGCGAAAGGGGCGGATAGACTAACGGAGCCTGGTTCGGGAAATCCTTGATCGTGATCGTCTTGACCTTCGTATAATCAATAGAAGCTCCATTAAACTTATAGGAGATCGAACAAGCCGTCACAATCAGCCCGATCAGGCAGAAAAGCCATATCTTATTAATCTTCAACATCTTTTATTCCAGATTATATTCTTTTATTTTTCTGTAAAGTGTCCGTTCCGATATCTTCAGGTCGGCAGCGGCATTCTTACGGCGACCGTTATGTTTCTCCAAGGCCTTTCGGATCATCTCTTTCTCGACTTCTTCCAGCGACAGGCTCTCCTCCTCTTCCACTGCTTCGGCTTCCTGAATAGAAGGAACCGGATGGACGGTATGGATCGGATGGGGATAAGCCGCCGGCTCTTCCGGCATCTCGATTGGCATCTTGCCTCCCATGATGTCGTGTACCAGCTTCTTAAGTTCGTTGACATCTTTCTTCATGTCAAACAGCACTTGATATAGAATCTCCCGTTCGCTGTTGAATATCTTCTGATCGGAATCCTGTTTGACTAGGACCGGATATTTCTCGATATTCAGATCGGGTAGATACAAGCGAAGCACTGAAGCGGTGATATCCCGGTTTTCCTCGATAACAGAAATACGCTCCGTTATGTTTTTCAGTTCCCGGACATTCCCCGGCCAACGGTAGGAAAGCATCAACTGGCGGGCTTCCTCATCCAAACGGATCGGCGGCATCCGGTACTTCTCCGCGCAATCGCTGGCAAATTTCCGGAAAAGCAAGATGATATCCTCACCGCGCTCACGTAAAGGAGGAACCTGGATAGGCACCGTGCTCAGACGGTAAAACAAATCTTCACGGAATTTTCCTTCCGCTACAGCTTGCGTCAGATTGACGTTTGTCGCCGCGACGATACGGACATTCGTCTTTTGGACTTTGGATGAACCGACACGGATAAACTCTCCCGTCTCCAAAACACGCAACAAACGTGCCTGCGTAGGAGTGGGCAGCTCTCCTACTTCATCCAGGAAGATCGTCCCGCCATCCGCAACCTCGAAATAGCCTTTACGGTCAGACAACGCTCCTGTAAAAGAACCTTTTTCGTGTCCGAACAATTCCGAGTCAATCGTACCTTCAGGAATGGCACCACAGTTCACCGCTATGTATTGCCCATGTTTACGCGGGCTGTTCTGATGTATAATCTGAGGAAAAGTTTCTTTACCGACACCACTTTCACCGGTAATCAGCACAGACAAATCTGTCGGAGCGACCTGTAGGGCAACATCGATAGCCCGGTTCAGCCCGGCATTATTACCGATAATTCCAAAACGCTGTTTTATCTGCTGCACGTCAACCTTTATCATATTTCTTCTACTATCTGTAATTATTTCAGTTTTATCTGCCAAAATTACAAATCTTAATCCAATTAACCGAAATCCGAAGGCGGTTTCTATACAGGTTTGTTATTTTTTAGCAGCGTACGTACGTTGATATAAAAACTCGGCCAGGTCTTTGTCGTCGGCAATATTTTGGATTTCTTCTGGAGAAACAGGCTCACCGATATAAACATCGACCGTACGCCCGCGCTTGTTAAAGGCCTCGGCTGGTATGCGCAACGTACGGATACGCCAGTCAATCCGGCCCAGCCAATAGAAAAAGCGGGAATTCAGGAAATCGAAATAAACAGGATATACAGGCACTTTCGCTTTCCGGATCAGACGAATCACACTGTGCGTCCAAGGCAAATCCTGTATTTTCTTCGTCTTCTTATTATACATCGAGATCCCCCCGGCAGGGAAAAAACCCATCGGATGCCCCTCTTTCAGTTGTTGCAGGGATATACGGACCCCGTTTATATTCTTCAGATTAGCCCCCTGGTTATTGGAGTCTGGCTTGACGGACACGAAATTATCTCCCATGGCCCCGATTTTGGTCAATACGCCGTTTACCATTACTTTGAAATCCGGACGGCGTGAAGCGAATATATCGATCAACATAATCCCGTCTATCGATCCGATAGGATGGTTCGAAACTGTAGCGAAAGCGCCTTCGGGCAGATGATCCAGCACCTCGGCGTTATGTAGATCATATTTAATATCGATCAACGGGTCGTTCAGCAAGGCTGTTGTGAACTCCGCTCCCCGCAAATGGCAGTTATGGGCATGAGCCTTGTTTACCTTATCGATACTCAACCATTTGATCAGCACTTTCCCCAGAAAAGAGCCGAAACGACTTTTAAAGAACGGGGCAGCTTCCTGTAAATCATGTATGTCTACAACGCTCTCTTTCATAAATTCTTATTTATAGAATGTTGCACACATCTGTTCATGCTTTCTCATGGCGAGCAACAAAACGATGTTCAATACGATTATCTCATACAAGAAATAAACCCAAACCTCACCGACCAGAACCACGACGAACATCACGATCGTACGTCCGTTAAAAGTCAAAAGGTCTACCATGTGCATCAGTTCCTTGCTTTGTTTGCGGAAACGGATACGGATATCTTCCGGAATATCATCTCCATACCGTGCATGCAAGCTGCGAAGCATACCCTGCAAGGACGGAGTAGCTTTCACCTGCAAAAGCGTATAGCCACGATAGAGGAAATAGAAAAATTTATTGATACCATATTTCATTTCCTTATGGCGGGCACGTACCTGTTCCAGCGACTGGAACTCCGCACCTTTATCCTTGCTGATGAAATACAAATGAAGTGTCTTGTAATAGTCCGTGATATTCGCCTGTACCAAATGTGACAAACCGGAAAGAACCGCCAAGGCAAAGAACCAGTCCGTTCCGTAATCATGAGACAGACGAAGGGCGAAACCGACATAAATACACGTAAACCAGATATCCCCGGCAAAACCATCCAAGATACGACCGATCGCCGATTTGATTCCCGTCAGGCGGGCCAACTGCCCGTCCACGCAGTCTAGGATATTTGCACATACCAGCAACAGGATACCGCAAACATTGTAAATCAGATCATCATGATAAAAAAAGAAACCGACTGCCGCCCCTACAAAAATAGAGACAACAGTCACCATATTAGGCGTAATACCTGTACCCCTTAACATACGGGCAATACGAAAACCGATAGGACGATAAAAAATCCGGTCAATCTTATTTTCTGTTTCTATCGACTTCAACGAAGCCTCGTACTCTTTATCCAAGTCGCTCATTTATCTTCTATTTATACGAATAACCGCCATCGACGACGATCACTTCGCCATTAAAATAACTATTTTCTACTAACATTCTATAAACTTCCGCCAGTTCCTCCGGATCACAGAAACGCCCTAATGAAACCTTGTTCTCTATATTACGACGTATTTCAGCGGGTTTCGTTTTCTGCCATTCGGTATCCACAAAACCGGGAGCCACAGCATTCACACGCAACTCATACGGAACCAGGAACTTCACCATATTCTTCACCAACGCATGCACGGCACTCTTCGTCACGCCATACACCAGTGAAACCGAATGGGGCTGTATCCCCATCAGAGAACCGGTAAAGACAATGCTTCCTCCCTTATTAATCAAACCGACAATGCGTTGCAACAGGAAGACAGGGAAATGCACATTGGCAAAAAACACCCGTTCCCATTCTACTATATCCAAATCCTCAAACGAGTCACGACAGGTCAGGCCGGCATTAAAGATCACCGCATCCAAGCGCATAGAGCACCCGGTTAGAAATGATTCTATCTTTTTGATTGATTTCCGATCGGAAATATCGGCCTGAAGCGTAAGAACCTCCACTTTGTATTGCTGCAGCAAACCGTCTGCCACCCGAAGAGCCTCTTCTTTATCCGAA from Parabacteroides merdae ATCC 43184 includes the following:
- a CDS encoding dCMP deaminase family protein, with protein sequence MCDKKEKQLELDKRYLRMAAVWAENSYCKRRQVGALIVKDQMIISDGYNGTPSGFENVCEDEHNVTKPYVLHAEANAITKVAASSNSSKGATIYVTSAPCIECAKLIIQSGIKRVVYSEKYRVEDGCNLLRRAGVIIDYIEIND
- a CDS encoding S41 family peptidase yields the protein MDKNKRLAVWLPVIIALSIALGIFVGNHYLRLTQGKRHIYSSGNKINAILDIIDEQYVDTVDMKQLVEDAIPKVFSELDPHSVYIPAKDAQRANEDLEGSFSGIGVSFNMQTDTILVINVIPGGPSEKAGLKPFDRIITINDSLYAGNKSDQEVIMKTLRGAKNSTVKLGIKRKNEPELLYFDVTRGDVPVSSVDVSYEVSKGIGYIKVSKFGRTTYNEFITAIAKLKQAGCTSFVIDLRGNTGGYMDAAINMVNEFMPEGRLIVYTEGKAFPRNDVYTNGTGTCQDAPIVVLTDEFSASASEIFSGAIQDNDRGLIIGRRTFGKGLVQSPIQLSDGSEIRLTIARYYTPSGRCIQKKYELGKDSEYEQDIYQRFMHGEFDSADSIKLNNSEKYETVMGRPVYGGGGIMPDIFIPRDTSGVTSYFSNVVNSGMLNLYALEYSDRNYDKLASFKTYQDLHKYLQQQPLLSDFTNYAAAKGIKKRPHLINISGKLIEKQIQAYIVRNFFDEAGFYPIFQNDDITLKRAVKVLNEGKSFPTLENKNNTPNGIAQSQTNTSRGYGFLKEIIYEDYIAGSLC
- a CDS encoding 5-formyltetrahydrofolate cyclo-ligase, yielding MASLKRSYTKTTLLDLSAKIMDRLEETDLFQQASCIALYHAIPGEVQTAGLIEKWYRKKRLLLPLIKGNDLQLLLYAGKESLKTGVFGILEPSEDCEAVPESEIDLIIVPGVAFDRQHNRLGRGKGFYDRLLSTLDVPKIGICYDFQLKDQIPAEPFDRKMDLIITEKEIL
- a CDS encoding YkvA family protein translates to MDAKKIEEVPFEEVYEVEKYGTYYSENKFWQKVQRVAKKVGATVIRPVFQLYYLLHDKDVPLQHKAYIIGALGYFILPFDLIPEGLLPVIGFTDDVAVMGLVLKIVKDSITPEIRAKADAKVMELLQTDKI
- a CDS encoding DUF721 domain-containing protein; this translates as MMHRNAQTLGDAIREFFEDNAELRGKILEIRVMRAWGEILGPMVAQYTRNIYVKDKVLYVSLTSSVLRSELVLCRERLVKSLNDYAGSEVIQDIVIR
- the recF gene encoding DNA replication/repair protein RecF (All proteins in this family for which functions are known are DNA-binding proteins that assist the filamentation of RecA onto DNA for the initiation of recombination or recombinational repair.) produces the protein MILKKLSILNYKNILQAEVSFSPEINCFFGNNGMGKTNLLDAVHYLSFCKSHINTPDSQLINNGQDMCVLQGNYDYEGREEEIFCAIRRRQRKQFKRNKKEYDKLSEHIGLLPLVMVSPADSELIQGGSEERRRFLDVIISQQDKPYLHALIQYNKALLQRNSLLKDQCIDASLYEVLEMQLDMYGRMVYEKRQMLVNDFIPIFNEYYQTICRSTEQVGLRYISQLEKGSLADMLAANRERDRILGYTSTGIHKDELEMTLNGHLIRRVGSQGQNKTYLIALKLAQYVFLSCRGQARPILLLDDIFDKLDADRVEQIVKLVSGDQFGQIFITDTNRKYLDAILQSINHGYALFRVEQGEVQPMEEAE
- a CDS encoding tetratricopeptide repeat protein, which encodes MATKEKDTNKELEVEEIVSRSEQFIENNSKKIIYGIIALALVVGAVLGIKHGYLIPQEKKAAAAMFKGEQYFAKDSFNLALNGNGADYEGFEAIIDQYGSTSAGNLAKAYAGICYFKMGDNEKALDLLKSFSGSDDMISPAITGLIGDCYVNMGNVKEGISYFEKAAKQASNEVISPTYLKKAGIAYESLKQYGDAVKAYTTIKEKYFNSMEASDIDKYITRASALNK